A window of the Alternaria dauci strain A2016 chromosome 3, whole genome shotgun sequence genome harbors these coding sequences:
- a CDS encoding mitochondrial 37S ribosomal protein mS23: MGRYDFRPLRVRQTAKALFDSKRDPDLPQWYDVVGNIPPGETLARPVLRIPKMRKARKASKLFKPLPIAYPEDKLRSEFFGDHPWELARPRLVVENSGNDSKNYDWSKIVQKGKQLDGESVVQRQIWLMKHASLSKASAYDLARREFYQHRHLSEIRQRIAKEEALHVGAYFGKGPLEIGMELEDRTWENWKAWATKQIEDEQSMRAQMFSGQQDEGLGPGADMSNAEYDQAIDELQPVAPNNPQGQKPMGGVAAHA; encoded by the exons ATGGGCCGTTACGACTTCCGCCCTCTCCGGGTGCGCCAGACGGCGAAGGCTCTCTTCGACTCGAAACGAGACCCCGACCTGCCCCAATGGTACGATGTGGTCGGCAACATTCCGCCAGGCGAGACGCTCGCACGCCCTGTGCTGCGCATACCCAAGATGAGGAAGGCGCGGAAAGCGAGTAAACTATTCAAGCCACTGCCCATTGCATATCCAGAAGACAAGCTGCGTTCGGAATTCTTCGGCGACCACCCGTGGGAACTGGCACGGCCGAGGCTGGTCGTCGAGAACAGCGGGAACGACTCAAAGAACTACGACTGGAGCAAGATTGTCCAGAAAGGAAAGCAGTTGGACGGCGAGAG TGTCGTCCAACGCCAAATATGGCTCATGAAGCACGCCTCTCTCTCCAAGGCCTCTGCCTACGACCTTGCCCGCCGCGAATTCTACCAACACCGCCACCTCTCTGAAATCCGCCAACGCATCGCCAAGGAAGAAGCCCTACACGTCGGCGCCTACTTCGGCAAGGGTCCCCTCGAGATCGGCATGGAGCTCGAAGACCGCACATGGGAGAACTGGAAGGCCTGGGCCACCAAGCAGATTGAAGACGAGCAGTCGATGCGCGCGCAAATGTTCAGTGGCCAGCAGGACGAGGGACTGGGCCCGGGCGCTGATATGAGCAATGCCGAATACGACCAGGCCATTGACGAATTGCAACCCGTGGCGCCAAACAACCCACAAGGGCAGAAGCCCATGGGTGGCGTGGCCGCGCATGCATAG